AAGCTCAGGCTCTCCCACATGCTGACCCATTGGGAATCTATCGAATCCCAAGCTATGCAGGAAAGCTGGTCCTATGCGGAATTCTTACTGGCCTTGTGCGAAACGGAAACTCAACGAAGAGAACAAGCTCGTCTAAAGCGAGCTCTCACCGAAGCCAGACTCCCAAACGCAAAAAGTTTTACCAACTTTGACTTTAGCCATTGCCCCCAGCTCAATCCAGCTCCCTTAATGCAATTAGCCGCAGATCCAGGGTGGTTGGAGCGGGCCGAGAACTGCCTCCTTCTGGGGCCTTCGGGCGTTGGAAAAACACATTTGGCTACTGGGGTCTCCCAAAAGATGCTGGAGTTTGGTAAACGGGTGAAGTTCTTTGCAGCCAATGCATTGGTCCAACAATTGCAACAGGCTAAGCTCCAACTGCAGCTGCATCCGGTGCTCAAAAAACTGGACCGCTATGATCTATTGGTCTTGGATGACTTGGGCTATTGCAAAAAGTCGGAAGCGGAAACATCCGTTCTGTTTGAATTAATTGCGCATCGCTATGAACGTAAGAGTTTGTTGATTACAGCCAACCAACCCTTTAGCCAGTGGGACGACATCTTTACTGATTCGATGATGGCGGTGGCTGCCATTGATCGCTTAATTCATCACGGTTTGATTATCGAAATTCAAGCCGATAGTTATCGACGTAAATCAGCGACTCAGAGGACTACTCAAACTCAGTCTCAACCTCAAAAATCTCAGTCCAAATAATCGAGCGATCACAGGTTGTCATTTCGATCACGGGTTGTCGTTTTGATCTGAAAGTGTCGTGTTAGGTCTGAAAAAGAGCTAGCGCAAAGGAGGTGTGCGCCAAATAATACGGTTCAATTTTAGGGGCTGATCCGACTTTTGGTTGTCGCGACATCGCCTATGGGGTTGACATCCAATAATTGGGGCTTGAGAGCCTCGAAGTTCCGTCTCACTGTACCTTTCGTCGAGTGATGAAGGGGCTTGACTTCCAAGCGTTGAACCACCAATTTGAAGCATGGATGCTCTCGAAAGCCCAGACTCACTCTCCCGATAATTATGCAGCCTCCATTGATGGCAAACGGATTCGTCAGGGGCTGACAGATGCCAAGGGGAAGCAGCGTTTTGTAGGGTTGGTGAGTTTATTTGCGGTGGAAGCAGGCATCACCCTCAAGCTCGAAGCCCTCACTCAGGAGGATAATAGCGAAATCAAAGTCGTCCAGGCTTTGTTGGAAACCCTTCAACTCGATGGCTTGCGGGCGTAAGCACAGAATCGGGGATGTATGGCTCAAAGAAAAACGGGTCAAGGACAATAGATCCTGTACCCGAATCAAAAACTTGTCATGAGCCTAACATCGCAATTGCCAACCGTACTAGAGCATCACGAATTTCTAGAACAGGTCGAAGCACTCAAAGAAGCACCCAGCCTGAGTCAGATGGTTTATATCGTTCTGCAAATGGGTTTGTTTTGGCTCGCTGGCTTCTGGAGGATGAACTCTCACGGCGAGCAAAAACAGTATTGGAATGGCCGAGGTGTCCCACTTGCGGAACCCGCTTGCACTCGAAGGGATGGGAATCTCGTCAGATGCAGACACTGGTGGGAAATATTGCCTGAAAGCGACGGGTGGGTCGTTGTCCCCACAGGTGTCCAGGTAGTCTATCCGCTCCTTTGGATCAATCCATTGGGATTACCTCCTATCAGCACAGCAGTGAAGAATTGGTTCGTCTAGGCTGCTTGTTAAGTCTATTTATGCCCTATGAACTGGCCAGTTGGATGCTGAGTCAGTGGAGTGGTTTATCCGTCAGCTCATCAAGCTTGTGGAGTTGGGTGCAAGTCATGGGCAACAAAGCTTATCAGGAGCTAGAGACTCAACTCAAAGCTCAAGCCTCAGGTGACCAGACTCCTTGTGAAGCGATTTCAGAGGTGTTGTCTGCTCTACCTTTGGCCATTGCTGCTGACGGTGTGATGGTGCCCTTTCGCCCCACCCCGAAAACCCCCAAGGGAAAAATCCAGTGGCGAGAAGTCAAAGTTGCTATCTTAGCCCGCCTAGGAACACGGGGCACCCGAGCACAAAAGCGTGTCCCCAACTACTACGTCGAAGACTGGTGGCAGTATTGGGCGATATCGACCAGTTCATCCCCTTACTGCACCTCGAAGCCCGCAAACAAGACTTTGAATCGGCCCCAAGCGTCATCTGGTTGAGTGATGGGGGGCGAGGCTTCTGGCGAGTCTACCGCACCTTGTTCTCTCACTGTGCTGTGGCAGTTCTCGATTTCTTTCATGCAGCAGGCCATCTTGCACGAGCAACAAAAGCGATGTTTGGGGATGCTCGCTCTGCTCAAGCCCAAGCCTGGTTTCGGCGCTGGCGACACCAATTGCGACATGGGCAACACCTATTAGTATTGCGGTCCTTGACGATGTTGATTCACTCACAATTGTTTACGGGCAAATCTTTTACGACGTTGCTCCAGGTACAGGCTTATTTCCAGCGCCATCTGCGACACATCCAATATCGCCACTTTGAACAACTACAGATACCGCTGGGGTCAGGAATGGTCGAAAGTGCTTGTAAGTGGCTGATTCAACAGCGCTTTAAGGGGGTTGGTATGCGCTGGAGTGAGGATGGTTTCAATCATCTACTCATGCTGCGGCTTGCCTGGGTCAATCAACGGTTTGACTCCCTATTCCCAGGGGTAACCATTCCGAAGTCTAAGGCATCCCCGATCCATTAGCTACGCCCATGGCTTGCTGATTACCATGGATGCCTTACACGCCCAAAAAAACACTTGAGAAGATTGTGGCCTCGGGTAACGACTATCTTGTGGCGGTCAAATCCAATCAGGGAAGACTTTACGACCACCTCCAGACTTACTTTGAGTGTCTTAAACCCATGGCTGAGCACATCCACTCCGCCCAAAGTAGAGGACGAGATGAACATCGGTGTATACAGGTTTATGAGCCTGTCGGCATAGCCCTACAAGAATGGGAGGCAATTCGCTCTGTGCTTTGTGTCCAACGATGGGGCACTCGCAAAGGAAAGGAGTATCACAATACGGCCTATTACATCAGTTCAGCTGCCACCTCACCCCAGCATTGGCAATCTCTGGTCCGAGAACATTGGGGCATTGAAAATCGGTTGCATTGGCCGAAGGATGTTGTTTTTGGCGAAGATGATTATCGACTCGAAGATGAACAAGCACTGCTCAATTGGTCAGTGCTTAGAACTATTGGGATTAATATCCTGCGGCTAAACGACTATCAATCCCTCAAAACCGCGATGACTAAGCTGGCTAATCGGGTCGATATTATTTTTTCGCTGCTAACTTAAAACAGCCCTGGGTCTGATAGCAGCAAATACAACCACACTCGCGATCCCTTACTCCCCTGAGCTTGGGCAACAATCCGAAGCTCTTGAACAGAATGACAGTTCATTAGTAGCACATGGTCACAGGCGAAGAAGCTGACTGCCTGACAGAAGTATCTCAAAGCCTTTATTTTCATAGTCTTTGAGAAAAGAGTGGAGCGACATGTGAAGCTAGATTTAAGCACAAATCAGCGTTACTCAAATGTCAGGCTCCACCCAAATTTATCGTCAACTGTTCTCCTTTTTACGTCAACACAGCCATTATCGAGATTTGCGTCATCTCATGACCCTGGGATGGATGGTGAGCGCCTTAATCTGCAGTGAACGATTATGCTTATCTGCTTGGGAATCCTATGTCCCCTGCCGAGCAAAAAAAGCCCAAAGTGTCGAGCGTCGCTGGCAACGCTTTCTGTGCAATCCGCTCATTGATGTCCACAAACTGTATGTCCCTTTGGTCCTTCTAGCGCTTAAGAACTGGCGAACCCATCGCCTTTACCTAGCGATGGATACCACGGTTTTATGGAATGAATACTGCATGATTCATGTATCCGTTGTCTGCTGTGGCAGAGCAGTACCGTTGTTATGGAAAGTATTAGAGCACAAGAGTGCGGCGGTTGCTTTGAGGAATATCAACCGCTATTGCGTCAGGCCCGTTGGTTATTACGGCAGCATCCAGATGTCATGTTGTTAGCAGATCGTGGGTTCGCGAACCATCAACTGATGAGCTGGTTACAGCAGAGCCGTTGGCATTACTGTCTGCGTATCCCATGTGATGTCCTTCTCCATGGCCCCGTCAATGTCCAAGAGAAGTCCGTAGGTTATGGCCATCCAAAGGAGAAGCTCTCCTCTACCGTAATGTCGGGCTTTGGGATGATGGCCTCTATCGGTGCAATTTGGTACTGGCGAATATCCGAGGCGTAAAAGAACCATGGGCAGTGATTACAGATGAATCACCCTCGTTACAAACCTTGTGGCAATACGCCTTGAGGTTTCGGGTGGAAGAATTATTCCTCGATAGTAAATCTGGTGTGTTTGAGCTTGAAGAGTCGAAAATTCGCTGTGCTGATGCTCTGGAGAGGCTGTACCTGATTGCTGCTGTGGCACTGCTATACAGCACGACTCAGGGGATGGCTGTTCATATTAAAGGGCTACGCCAACAGGTTGATCCCCATTGGCACAGAGGC
The genomic region above belongs to Acaryochloris sp. CCMEE 5410 and contains:
- the istB gene encoding IS21-like element ISAcma26 family helper ATPase IstB, whose protein sequence is MTNSSPPTQSPLSPYQHLSLYLKKLRLSHMLTHWESIESQAMQESWSYAEFLLALCETETQRREQARLKRALTEARLPNAKSFTNFDFSHCPQLNPAPLMQLAADPGWLERAENCLLLGPSGVGKTHLATGVSQKMLEFGKRVKFFAANALVQQLQQAKLQLQLHPVLKKLDRYDLLVLDDLGYCKKSEAETSVLFELIAHRYERKSLLITANQPFSQWDDIFTDSMMAVAAIDRLIHHGLIIEIQADSYRRKSATQRTTQTQSQPQKSQSK